The following coding sequences are from one Humulus lupulus chromosome X, drHumLupu1.1, whole genome shotgun sequence window:
- the LOC133803303 gene encoding G-type lectin S-receptor-like serine/threonine-protein kinase At5g35370 has translation MRTGDSLRILVLTQLGLLELRCRFRPLAVGAPLPSSAGAFLSSRNGTFKAAVSNPPQLTNFYLCVIHVASNTIIWSANRDAPISNSGKMTLNVKGISMADVGGNPKWSTPPLESSVYSLQLTEMGNLILLDQFNDTLWESFQHPTDTVVIGQRLPAEMFLYSSVSSNDLSTGDYRLEISASDAILQWHGQTYWKLSMDTRAYTNSNFIVEYMAMNSSGLFLFARNGSAVVIQMILSPSKFRIAKLDSSGQFTVSSISGSEWKQEFSGPTDACRIPFICGRLGLCTASAASSNQVCSCPTSFHGSSQYTSGCVPSVSSYSLPLGCSTTNQSIDLNSSVSYLRLGYSMEYFSNVFSQPIFGVNLSICEDLCTKNCSCLGVFYENSSSSCYMLENDLGSIIFSNTGQNDMLGYVKVLVKPTSPNNKGDDSDQRRNFPIAALVLLPFAGLFLLVALGFLLCRRWRFSKRREIQLGHQRSFSSGDLDAFYIPGLPKRFDYEELELATDSFKTQIGSGGFGSVYKGTLLDKTVVAVKKITNLGIQGKKEFCTEIAVIGNIHHANLVKLKGFCAQGRLRLLVYEYMNRGSLDRTLFGSGPVIEWQERVDIALGTARGLAYLHSGCEQKIIHCDIKPENILLHDQFRVKISDFGLSKLLSPDQSSLFTTMRGTRGYLAPEWLTNAAISEKTDVYSFGMVVLELISGRKNCSLRSQSHSVNDSNSGGAVSSSSSGSGLIYFPLFALEMYEQGRYLDLVDPRLEGRVTSEEVEKLVRVALCCVHEEPVLRPNMVAVVGMLEGGMPLGQPRLECLNFLRFYGRRFTEASVMEEVTEQNDTDLHPPANVSSTSSMSDARYYFSYVSSQQISGPR, from the exons ATGAGGACAGGCGATTCTTTACGCATTTTGGTGTTGACCCAGTTGGGATTGCTAGAGCTACGGTGTCGTTTTCGGCCCTTGGCGGTGGGAGCACCATTACCCAGCAG TGCTGGTGCCTTCTTGTCATCTCGAAATGGAACTTTTAAAGCTGCTGTTTCAAATCCCCCTCAGCTGACCAACTTCTACCTTTGTGTCATTCATGTGGCATCAAACACAATCATCTGGTCTGCTAATCGTGATGCCCCCATCTCCAATTCTGGTAAGATGACTCTAAATGTTAAAGGGATTAGCATGGCTGATGTAGGAGGCAATCCCAAATGGTCAACTCCACCGTTGGAGTCGTCAGTATACTCATTACAACTGACTGAAATGGGTAATCTTATACTGCTTGATCAATTCAATGATACTTTATGGGAAAGTTTTCAGCATCCAACAGACACAGTTGTGATTGGACAACGCTTGCCTGCCGAAATGTTTCTGTATAGTTCTGTATCAAGTAATGATTTATCAACTGGTGATTATAGGCTCGAAATTAGTGCCTCTGATGCAATATTGCAATGGCATGGACAAACATATTGGAAATTATCCATGGATACACGGGCTTATACAAATTCCAATTTTATAGTGGAATATATGGCAATGAACAGCTCTGGTCTTTTTCTTTTTGCCCGTAATGGATCGGCAGTTGTGATTCAGATGATTTTGTCTCCATCTAAGTTTCGAATTGCCAAGCTTGATTCTTCTGGTCAATTTACTGTCAGTAGCATTTCAGGTTCTGAATGGAAGCAGGAATTTTCGGGGCCCACTGATGCTTGTCGAATTCCTTTCATTTGTGGCAGACTTGGGTTGTGTACTGCAAGTGCTGCATCTTCTAACCAAGTATGTTCATGTCCTACAAGCTTCCATGGAAGCTCACAGTACACCAGTGGTTGTGTACCAAGTGTTAGTTCCTATTCTTTGCCACTTGGTTGTAGCACAACCAATCAAAGTATTGACCTGAATTCATCTGTTTCATATCTGAGACTTGGCTACAGTATGGAGTATTTTTCCAATGTCTTCTCTCAACCTATTTTTGGTGTTAATTTATCAATTTGCGAAGATCTCTGCACAAAGAACTGTTCTTGCCTGGGAGTTTTTTATGAAAACTCATCTAGTTCTTGCTACATGCTTGAAAATGACTTGGGGTCCATCATTTTCAGCAATACAGGTCAAAATGACATGTTGGGTTATGTTAAAGTTCTTGTCAAACCTACATCACCAAACAACAAAGGTGACGACAGTGACCAAAGAAGGAACTTTCCTATAGCTGCTCTTGTGCTTTTACCATTCGCTGGCTTATTTCTTTTGGTAGCTTTAGGTTTCCTCTTGTGCAGGAGATGGAGATTCTCCAAGAGAAGAGAGATACAGTTAGGCCATCAAAGGTCATTTTCTTCAGGAGATCTGGATGCTTTCTACATCCCaggcttacctaaaaggtttgaCTATGAAGAGCTTGAGTTAGCTACTGATAGCTTTAAAACCCAGATTGGCTCAGGTGGATTTGGTTCTGTATACAAGGGTACACTACTTGACAAAACTGTTGTAGCTGTAAAGAAGATAACTAATTTAGGTATTCAAGGGAAAAAAGAATTTTGCACTGAGATTGCGGTTATTGGTAATATTCATCATGCGAACTTGGTCAAATTGAAAGGGTTTTGTGCTCAAGGAAGACTGCGTCTATTGGTTTATGAGTATATGAACCGTGGCTCATTGGACCGAACCCTTTTTGGCAGTGGACCAGTCATAGAATGGCAAGAGAGGGTTGATATAGCCCTTGGGACAGCACGTGGGCTTGCATACTTGCACAGTGGGTGTGAACAAAAAATCATCCATTGTGACATCAAGCCAGAGAACATTCTCTTGCACGATCAATTTCGAGTGAAAATATCTGATTTTGGGCTCTCTAAGCTTCTAAGCCCTGACCAGTCTAGTCTTTTCACAACAATGAGAGGTACACGTGGCTATCTTGCACCAGAATGGCTTACTAATGCTGCAATCTCAGAGAAAACTGATGTCTATAGTTTTGGAATGGTTGTGCTAGAACTTATTAGTGGAAGAAAGAATTGCTCTTTACGTTCACAAAGCCATAGTGTGAATGACAGCAATAGTGGTGGTGCAGTCTCATCCTCTTCCTCTGGTTCTGGACTCATTTATTTCCCACTATTTGCACTAGAGATGTATGAGCAAGGAAGGTACTTGGACCTTGTTGACCCAAGGCTCGAGGGACGTGTTACAAGTGAAGAGGTGGAAAAGTTGGTACGTGTAGCTTTGTGTTGCGTTCATGAGGAACCAGTTCTGCGGCCTAACATGGTTGCTGTTGTTGGCATGTTGGAAGGTGGGATGCCTCTTGGTCAGCCAAGATTAGAATGTCTAAATTTCTTGCGCTTTTATGGGCGTCGGTTCACTGAGGCTTCTGTGATGGAGGAGGTGACTGAGCAAAATGATACCGATTTACATCCTCCAGCAAATGTTTCTTCTACAAGCTCAATGTCTGACGCACGTTATtatttttcttatgtttcatCGCAGCAGATATCAGGACCTAGATAA